A part of Entelurus aequoreus isolate RoL-2023_Sb linkage group LG03, RoL_Eaeq_v1.1, whole genome shotgun sequence genomic DNA contains:
- the si:dkey-103i16.6 gene encoding NAD-dependent protein deacetylase sirtuin-3, mitochondrial has protein sequence MNSADKRAQRPAVIRQTRNSRSAQQSYEGLDPGLEKRKKQPDLARDQDLSQRSVCGPASEAKLSQASPAAFRPTSAPKRPSVAKGCSGLASVAQLMRLGRCKNVVVVAGAGISTASGIPDFRTPGTGLYANLDAYNIPYPEAVFNVDYFSDNPQPFFSLAKALYPGSHRPNFIHYFIRTMHHKGLLLRMYTQNIDGLEKACGIPDDKLVEAHGSFATASCHLCYTPYPPEEAKHAIMNDGVPTCTFCTATVKPDVVFFGEDLPQKYFLHTQDFPKADLLIIMGTSLQIEPFASLVNTVRSTVPRLLLNRHTVGQFERVPLRRGDHVELGDLENTVRAFAEMLGWKDEVEELMKRQEQEVCSS, from the exons ATGAACAGCGCGGATAAAAGAGCCCAGCGGCCTGCAGTAATTCGACAAACGCGAAACTCCAGGAGTGCACAGCAGTCCTATGAGGGTCTGGACCCTGGGTTGGAAAAGAGAAAGAAGCAGCCGGACTTGGCCCGAGACCAGGACCTCAGCCAGAGGAGCGTGTGCGGGCCTGCAAG TGAAGCCAAGCTGTCCCAAGCGAGCCCTGCAGCCTTCCGGCCAACGTCAGCTCCGAAGCGTCCATCTGTGGCCAAAGGCTGCAGTGGGCTGGCCTCGGTGGCCCAGCTGATGAGGCTGGGTCGCTGTAAGAacgtggtggtggtggccggagcCGGAATCAGCACCGCCAGCGGGATTCCCGACTTCAG AACTCCAGGAACGGGCCTTTACGCCAACCTGGACGCCTACAATATCCCGTATCCAGAAGCCGTTTTCAACGTCGACTACTTCTCCGACAACCCGCAGCCTTTCTTCTCCCTGGCTAAGGCGCTCTATCCCGGCAGCCACAGGCCCAACTTCATTCACTACTTCATCCGCACGATGCACCACAAAGGCCTGCTGCTGAGAATGTACACGCAGAACATCGACGGCTTGGAGAAAG CGTGTGGCATCCCGGACGACAAGCTGGTGGAAGCTCACGGCAGTTTTGCCACCGCTTCCTGTCACCTCTGCTACACGCCGTACCCGCCGGAGGAGGCCAAG CACGCCATCATGAACGACGGTGTCCCCACGTGCACCTTCTGCACCGCGACAGTCAAACCCGACGTGGTGTTCTTCGGAGAGGACCTTCCTCAAAAGTACTTCCTCCACACCCAAGACTTCCCCAAAGCGGACCTGCTCATCATCATGGGAACGTCCTTACAG ATCGAGCCTTTTGCCAGCTTGGTGAACACGGTGCGCTCCACGGTGCCGCGTCTCCTCCTCAACCGACACACCGTGGGCCAGTTTGAGAGGGTGCCGCTGCGGCGGGGGGACCACGTGGAACTGGGCGACCTGGAGAACACGGTGCGGGCTTTCGCGGAAATGCTGGGCTGGAAGGACGAGGTGGAAGAGCTGATGAAGCGACAGGAACAAGAGGTGTGCTCCTCTTGA